TTATGAGTCATAGCGGCAGGACATCCTCCCTCCCCTATAGCACATACCATAGAACTGCAAAACTCTGTTCTTACTATACTCTCATCATATCCAAAATCTTTAGGACTTTTAAAACATAATTTTAATTCCTCAGGTCCCATTCCTATATCTTCAAGCACATAATGATTTACCCCCCAAGTTTTCTCATTCATTGGGATATTTGGATTGCACACATAATCCGCATTATCTGCCTTTGCAAAATAATGATCTTCAGGATCCCATATTTTATATCTTAAATCAGACCCAACACAATGCCAAGCAAACCACCAATCAAGCATATCACTTGTTACATTAGGCATATAAGTAGTATTACATACATATCCCGTACCATCATCTTGTATTCCATAACCTATTTGACAAAAATTATCATCTTTTCCAGCAAGATAAGTATTTTTTTCATCAAATGGTATTGCTTTTAAATTGTTAGGCTGTCCATTATTTAGTATTTCTAATTTTTCAGTTGGAATCTCCGCAAGCTCTTTTTCAAAATATTTATAATATGGTAAAGATTTTTCTTCTTTAGTAACAGCAACTTTTTTAGACATTATCCAACTCCTTTTATTTTAATAAAGAATATAATAATAAATTTAAAACACAAAAAAACCAGCCGTGATAGGCTAGTTAATTAACGAGGTATAGATATATAAAAGTTCTTTCAAATATGAATAGCAGTAAGAGTTTAAAGGGACAAACTCCGAATAAAGGAGGTGATCCAGCCACACCTTCCGGTACGGCTGCCTTGTTACGACTTCACCCTCATCATCAGTCCCACCTTCGACGCCGCCCTCCTTGCGGTTAGGCTAACGGCTTCAGGTAAAACCAACTCCGATGGCGTGACGGGCGGTGTGTACAATCCCCGGGAACGTATTCACCGTAGCGTTCTGATCTACGATTACTAGTGATTCCAACTTCATGGAGTCGAGTTTCAGACTCCAATCCGAACTGAGGCAACTTTTTTGAGTTTTGCTCCACCTCGCGGTCTCGCTTCTCTTTGTACTTGCCATTGTAGCACGTGTGTAGCCCTGGACATAAGGGCCATGAGGACTTGACATCATCCCCACCTTCCTCCTACTTGAACGTAGGCAGTCCCCTAAGAGTGCTCGACATTACTCGGTAGCAACAGAGGGTGAGGGTTGCGCTCGTTGCGGGACTTAACCCAACATCTCACGACACGAGCTGACGACAGCCATGCAGCACCTATGTTAAACGTCCTTGCGGTCTGACTTATCTCTAAATCATTCATCTAACAATTCAAACCCAGGTAAGGTTTTTCGCGTATCATCGAATTAAACCACATGCTCCACCACTTGTGCGGGGACCCGTCAATTTCTTTGAGTTTCACCCTTGCGGGCATACTCCTCAGGCGGTACACTTAAGACGTTAGCTACGGCACTCCTATTTAAATAGAAGCACCTAGTGTACAACGTTTACGGCTAGGACTACCAGGGTATCTAAGCCTGTTTGCTCCCCTAGCTTTCGTGATTCAGCGTCGATAAATGCCCAGATGACTGCCTTCGCTATAGGTGTTCCTCTCGATATCTGCGCATTCCACCGCTACACCGAGAATTCCATCATCCCCTACAATATCCAAGATCTACAGTATCCGAGGCGTTCCCGAAGTTGAGCTTCGGTCTTTCACCTTAGACTTATAAATCCGCCTACTCACCCTTTACGCCCAGTAAATCCGAGCAACGTTTGCCTCCTACGTATTACCGCGGCTGCTGGCACGTAGTTAGCCGAGGCTTACATTATCTACTGTCACTCATTCTTCGATAATTTCCGAGGTTTACAACCCGAAGGCCTTCATCCCTCACGCGATGTCGCTCCATCAGACTTTCGTCCATTGTGGAAGATTCTCAGCTGCTGCCTCCCGTAGGAGTCTGGGCCGTATCTCAGTCCCAATGTGGCCGGTCACCCTCTCAGGTCGGCTACCTATCGTTGCCTTGGTGGGCCTTTACCTCACCAACTAGCTAATAGGCCGCAGGCTCATCGTGAAGCGAAAAAACTTTCCTCTACTCTACTTATGTAGCAAGAGTATATGCGGTATTAGTCCATGTTTCCATGGGTTATCCCCCACTTCACGGCAGATTACCTACGTGTTACTCACCAGTTCGCCGCTAACTTATCCAGTTGCCCGAATAAGCCCGCTCGACTTGCATGCTTAAGACGCATCGCCAACGTTCGCTCTGAGCCAGAATCAAACTCTCCATACTCACTTTTTCAGTGAATCGTTTTCGATTCTTTATTTTATCACTTTACTAAGTGATGATTTACTTTTTAGCAAAGAAATTGTTACTTATTGTAACGCGTTTAGGTCTCCGAACTTAATTAAAAGTTCGTTTACACCAGTTGTGTTTTGTTTTATTAAACTAGCTTCTGCTATCCATATTTCAAAGAACTTTTTGTTTCAAGCGATTTTTTTATTTCTCATCGTTTGTTTTATTATTATAGCATGAGAGCGATAAATAGCAATAGGTTTTAATCCAGTTTTTTTAAATTTTTCCACAATTTATTTAAAATTACACTATATATACTACATATTATACATATTTTTAAAGCCAAATTTCAAAAACTCCAAATTCGAATCAAATTCAGCTCAAATTTAAACCTAAATTCTTCTAAAAATACCTTTTACATGGAAATTTTTACCCGTTCCAGACATTTTTTTCACTTATTTTCAAAACTTTTCCAAATTTCTAAAATAAATGCAAAAAAAATTAATAATTACAAAATTCTTTGTTAAGCTTGATTTTATATCAATTTTAATGTAATATAGTAATCTATAATAATCGGAGAGAAGTATTTTGGAAACAATGTTAGATATCATAAATAAGGTACAATTAGAAAGTATCAAAAATTTAGATAAGGATACTTTTATATCAATAGCTAATTTATGTTCTTTCATTCCTAAATCTCTAACAGAAAGCAACAAATGGAAAAAACTTCCCCTATCTGCTAAAGAAGTATATAGAGTTTTAGTTGCTAATTATGACTACGAAAATGGCATAGCAAAAACTACTCACTCTCAAATGCTAAATGAGGCAGGAATCGGGGGAAATGCTACTATAGTAAAATCTTTAGATACTTTAGAAGAAAACAATTTTATTACTAGAGTTGAATCTAAAGTAAAAAGTCATTATTACCTTATGCCGTATCAAGAAAAGTTTTTTGCTGATATGTGCCATTTTAGCCCAAGAGATTTTTCTGTACTATACACAATAAACAAAAAAGTTAAAAAAGAACAGCAAGTTAAACAAGCTATAGATAAACTATTTTTCAAAGTTTGTTATAAATTAAGCTATCTTGGTATAGATAATCCGCAAAAATTAATAGAAAAATACTCTTCCGATGGTTATAAATTGAGAGTAATACAATTTATGGCTGATTCGGTTTATATAGTTAAGAAGTATAATCTAAACAATGACAATATAGACCTAAATAAATATCTTATAGATTTATTAAAAAAGGGAAACATTAAAGAAAACATATTTGACAATGATAAAATGAATGCTATAAGAAATATAATAATAAAAAATAAACAAAATATTACAGAGTAAAAATATGGCAACAAAAAAAACAACAAACAAAGAAGAAGCAAAAAAAGCTACCACAGCTAAAAAAACTACTGCAGCAAAAAAAACTGCTAATAAAGAAACAACATCTAAAGAATCTGCTGCAGTAAAGAAAACAGCTTCAAGCATTAAAAAAACAGACACTGCAAAAAAAGATACAGCTAAAAAAACTGATACTAAAAAAACTGAAGCATCTGTAAAAAAAGCTTCAACAGTTAAAAAAGCTGTAGCTTCTAATAAAGAAACAACATCTAAAGAATCTGCTACAGTAAAGAAAACAGCTTCAAGCATTAAAAAAACAGACACTACAAAAAAAGATACTGTTAAAAAAACTGATACTAAAGATACAACTAAAAAAACTGTATCCCCTTTAACTTCTTTAAAAAAAGATAATACTCAAAAAACAATAGATAATATTTTCAAAAAAATGGCTACTAAAGATGATGATGCTGATAAATCTTCAAAAACGTCAAAAGAAACAACTTATACTCCATTAAGAACATCATCAACTATAAGAAAAATAGAGCCAATAAAAACAACTGAAAAACCTTCTGAAAGAGAATCTATTTCTTTACTAAAAGAAGCTATAAGAGCTAAATCTAAAAATGTTTCAAAACCAATAGTAGCAAAAAAACATTTAGTTGTAACAGATGATAAAGTTGAAGAAGAAACAACTAACAAAGAAGTTAATAACGAAACAAAAAATAGTGAAAATATTTTTAATAAAACAAGTGATATAGTAAGTAGTGTACTTAACAAAAAAGAAAATGATATAGTTCTTAAAGAAAATAATGATAAACCTCAAACTTTAGAGGAAGTTGTAAAAAAATATCATTTTGATTCTTTTGATAAATACAAAGAAGAAGAAACTAAAGAACCTCAAGAGATAAAAGAAGAATTAGAAAAAATAAAAAGCGATATAGAAGATATAGAACAAGTAGAAAATAAAGTTATAGACGAAAAAGTAGAAACAGTAAAAGAAGAAATAAAAGAAAAAATAACTTATACTAAAGGTGATATATTTAAAAATAGAAAAGTTGTACTTCCTACAATAATGCAGCAAAATGTTAATGAAGAGTCAAAGTTTAATCAGGAAGAAATGGATAAAGCAATAGAAAATGCTGCAGAAATAGACGA
The genomic region above belongs to Brachyspira sp. SAP_772 and contains:
- a CDS encoding DAPG hydrolase family protein — translated: MSKKVAVTKEEKSLPYYKYFEKELAEIPTEKLEILNNGQPNNLKAIPFDEKNTYLAGKDDNFCQIGYGIQDDGTGYVCNTTYMPNVTSDMLDWWFAWHCVGSDLRYKIWDPEDHYFAKADNADYVCNPNIPMNEKTWGVNHYVLEDIGMGPEELKLCFKSPKDFGYDESIVRTEFCSSMVCAIGEGGCPAAMTHKWYPYKDGVMLCSRFWIGFGVVDGKIVKILPENESVPYFITKALFAHNIKEFTNLAEILPSVYLENKDNL
- a CDS encoding LysM peptidoglycan-binding domain-containing protein produces the protein MATKKTTNKEEAKKATTAKKTTAAKKTANKETTSKESAAVKKTASSIKKTDTAKKDTAKKTDTKKTEASVKKASTVKKAVASNKETTSKESATVKKTASSIKKTDTTKKDTVKKTDTKDTTKKTVSPLTSLKKDNTQKTIDNIFKKMATKDDDADKSSKTSKETTYTPLRTSSTIRKIEPIKTTEKPSERESISLLKEAIRAKSKNVSKPIVAKKHLVVTDDKVEEETTNKEVNNETKNSENIFNKTSDIVSSVLNKKENDIVLKENNDKPQTLEEVVKKYHFDSFDKYKEEETKEPQEIKEELEKIKSDIEDIEQVENKVIDEKVETVKEEIKEKITYTKGDIFKNRKVVLPTIMQQNVNEESKFNQEEMDKAIENAAEIDDDTPVEDYQNYSNQKLKELEEKDIKIIETEEELKTSTVIPEIEKKPVEPYKVPDHSIDKKDENKSNKLIPIIGIIIIILGLSFLGFQFFTSKNDNNDDGFYNIVTNENVLSNENLNEMTNDYDSLSDISNINAISSNRNNLITNQQNNNTNKVITNNIATNNNIATNVNNNTNQINRTTNNNQVNTNTATTVKTNSINTNVTPPKEPELPNPPVIPNPPTPPATQNNTQNNATTYLDGNLYKTQWTDTLTSIATKELGDARKWPMIFAANDNIFTDPDKIVFNVNIIIPDDGKKKIEDMNASEKKNLYDAYIKVADRYMELGRTNLSNIVRNAANNIK